The following coding sequences lie in one Anas platyrhynchos isolate ZD024472 breed Pekin duck chromosome 15, IASCAAS_PekinDuck_T2T, whole genome shotgun sequence genomic window:
- the TMC7 gene encoding transmembrane channel-like protein 7 isoform X4 → MSGFGVAVELPAWRGDGRSEMFFPEEAHAAAPADFLQELPSYRSVLRRRAGPGGGHDPQGSLGARAGEARGPQPEGAELAALPPREHALSIAEKRRLRDYQQANIKYLSGWNQWKRTSSKSWRKVLKDIKESLSYLQLWRHDIHSIEGKFGTGIQSYFSFLRFLVLLNFLIFILMFGFVTFPTVISKYGIFNSSFAKISPKNTDSLCTVYTPSGNKGLVYFYTYLKDLLTGTGFLETTSLFYGYYEIDAALLRGVRYNFPLAYLLTTFAYLALSLVWIIKRSVSGFKQSLVHDEDQFQSYCNKVFAGWDFCITDLNAARLKHRSLQYELQTDLEEERIKRKIADRTMKEKLRIYSLRIFLNIIVLAVLLGCFYSIYKATAFSQEKSNNGSNTDFQTNLLVQYLPSMVITLANFVAPQIFSILIRFEDYSPAFEIKLTLLRCVFVRLANIGVLLFSLWSQIHCANDNCKACGYNYELYPCWESAVGQEMYKLLIFDFMIILAVTLFMDFPRMLLVTHCSWKLVQWCGLQEFGISDNVLEIIYGQTICWIGTFFSPLLPAIATIKYFIIFYVKKSFELGQDFAKLLHIWKQNGKWKIYYI, encoded by the exons ATGAGCGGCTTCGGGGTCGCCGTGGAGCTGCCGGCATGGCGGGGGGACGGCCGCAGCG AGATGTTTTTCCCCGAGGAGGCGCACGCCGCGGCACCTGCGGAtttcctgcaggagctgcccagcTACCGCTCCGTGCTGAGGCGCCGGgccggccccgggggcggcCACGACCCGCAGGGCTCGCTGGGGGCCCGAGCTGGAGAGGCCCGGGGGCCGCAGCCCGAGGGAGCCGAGCTGGCCGCTCTCCCCCCGAGGGAGCACGCCTTGAGCATCGCGGAGAAGAGGAGGTTACG GGATTATCAGCAGgccaatataaaatatttatctggATGGAATCAGTGGAAAAGAACGAGTAGTAAATCATGGAGAAAAGTTCTCAAGGATATCAAGGAATCGTTATCTTACTTGCAGCTTTGGCGGCATGATATTCACAGCATAGAAG GGAAATTTGGTACTGGCATCCAGTCCTACTTCTCCTTCCTTCGTTTTCTGGTCCTGctgaattttttaatttttatcctGATGTTTGGTTTTGTTACCTTTCCCACTGTCATCTCTAAATATGGAATTTTCAACAGTAGCTTTGCTAAAATTTCTCCAAAGAACACAG ACTCTCTCTGCACAGTTTATACACCTAGTGGTAATAAGGGACTTGTTTACTTCTACACTTACCTCAAAGATTTGCTCACTGGAACT GGATTCCTGGAAACAACAAGCTTGTTTTATGGCTATTACGAAATAGATGCTGCCTTGCTCCGTGGCGTGAGATACAACTTTCCACTAGCATACCTGCTGACTACATTTGCCTACCTTGCGCTAAGTCTTGTCTGGATAATAAAAAG GTCTGTGTCAGGATTTAAGCAGAGTTTGGTGCATGATGAAGATCAGTTTCAGAGCTACTGTAATAAAGTCTTTGCAGGCTGGGACTTCTGCATTACAGATCTGAACGCAGCAAGGCTAAAACATCGCAGCTTGCAGTACGAGCTCCAA aCAGACTTggaggaagaaagaattaaaCGAAAAATAGCTGACAggacaatgaaagaaaagctacGCATCTACTCTCTGagaatatttctaaatataattgTTCTTGCAGTTTTATTGGGATGTTTTTACTCTATTTATAAAGCAACTGCCTTCTCTCAAGAAAAGTCCAAT AACGGCAGCAATACGGACTTCCAGACTAATCTCTTAGTTCAGTATTTGCCTTCAATGGTGATCACGTTGGCCAACTTTGTTGCTCCTCAGATCTTTTCAATTCTGATCAGATTTGAAGATTACTCACCAGCCTTTGAAATCAAGCTGACACTGTTGAG gtGTGTCTTTGTGCGGTTGGCCAACATTGGTGTTCTCTTGTTCTCACTGTGGAGTCAGATCCATTGTGCCAATGACAACTGTAAGGCCTGTGGATACAATTACGAACTTTATCCT TGCTGGGAGTCTGCAGTTGGGCAAGAAATGTATAAGCTGTTGATATTTGATTTCATGATAATTCTTGCTGTGACCCTTTTTATGGACTTCCCTAGGAT gttGTTAGTTACTCATTGCTCTTGGAAGCTAGTTCAGTGGTGTGGTTTGCAGGAATTTGGGATTTCTGACAATGTCCTGGAAATCATTTATGGACAGACTATCTGCTGGATTGGAACCTTCTTTTCACCACTTCTTCCTGCAATAGCAACTATAAAATACTTCATCATCTTTTACGTTAAAAAG AGCTTTGAACTTGGACAAGATTTTGCCAAGCTGCTACATATTTGGAAGCAAAATGGGAAATGGAAGATATATTACATATGA
- the COQ7 gene encoding 5-demethoxyubiquinone hydroxylase, mitochondrial has protein sequence MAAAAALAPALRRSLGQPRGGLGGAPRPWPVAGGAPRPRSTAASLDGINRAVVDRIIRVDHAGEYGANRIYAGQMAVLGRSAAGPVIQQMWNQEKDHLKKFNELMIAYRVRPTVLLPFWNVAGFVLGAGSALLGKKGAMACTVAVEESISDHYNNQIRTLMEEDPEKYKELLQIIKQFRDDEREHHDIGLEHDAEGAPAYSVLKTVIQLGCKAAIFLSERI, from the exons atggcggcggccgcggccctGGCTCCGGCGCTGCGGCGCTcgctggggcagccccgggggggacTCGGGGGGGCGCCGCGGCCTTGGCCCGTCGCGGGGGGAGCCCCCAGGCCCCGCAGCACCGCGGCGAGCCTGGACGGCATCAACAGGGCCGTGGTGGACCGCATCATCCGGGTGGACCACGCCGGGGAGTACGGCGCCAACCGCATCTACGCCGGGCAGATGGCGGTGCTGGGCCGGTCGGCCGCGGGGCCCGTCATACAG CAAATGTGGAATCAAGAAAAAGACCACTTGAAAAAGTTTAACGAGTTAATGATTGCCTATAGAGTTCGACCTActgttttgctgcctttttggAATGTAGCAGGTTTTGTTTTAG GGGCTGGAAGTGCTTTACTTGGAAAGAAGGGCGCGATGGCTTGCACGGTGGCGGTGGAAGAGAGCATATCGGATCACTATAACAACCAGATCAGAACTCTTATGGAAGAAGATCCAGAAAAGTACAAGGAGCTGTTGCAG ataataaaGCAATTTCGGGATGATGAACGGGAGCACCATGACATCGGGCTGGAGCACGATGCTGAGGGA GCACCAGCTTATTCTGTTCTGAAGACAGTAATACAGCTTGGATGCAAAGCTGCAATATTTTTATCAGAAAGAATATAG
- the TMC7 gene encoding transmembrane channel-like protein 7 isoform X2, which translates to MSGFGVAVELPAWRGDGRSEMFFPEEAHAAAPADFLQELPSYRSVLRRRAGPGGGHDPQGSLGARAGEARGPQPEGAELAALPPREHALSIAEKRRLRDYQQANIKYLSGWNQWKRTSSKSWRKVLKDIKESLSYLQLWRHDIHSIEGKFGTGIQSYFSFLRFLVLLNFLIFILMFGFVTFPTVISKYGIFNSSFAKISPKNTDSLCTVYTPSGNKGLVYFYTYLKDLLTGTGFLETTSLFYGYYEIDAALLRGVRYNFPLAYLLTTFAYLALSLVWIIKRSVSGFKQSLVHDEDQFQSYCNKVFAGWDFCITDLNAARLKHRSLQYELQTDLEEERIKRKIADRTMKEKLRIYSLRIFLNIIVLAVLLGCFYSIYKATAFSQEKSNNGSNTDFQTNLLVQYLPSMVITLANFVAPQIFSILIRFEDYSPAFEIKLTLLRCVFVRLANIGVLLFSLWSQIHCANDNCKACGYNYELYPCWESAVGQEMYKLLIFDFMIILAVTLFMDFPRMLLVTHCSWKLVQWCGLQEFGISDNVLEIIYGQTICWIGTFFSPLLPAIATIKYFIIFYVKKISLIHTRKPPGRPIRASSSNFFFLVVLLIGLVLAFIPLGISIAHIPSSKACGPFRNFNTSWAVVPHTILEFPTGLQMVLNGIASEAFAVPFFMVVWHFLQLLYLRNHAIYLRLHPAFSSECVLLN; encoded by the exons ATGAGCGGCTTCGGGGTCGCCGTGGAGCTGCCGGCATGGCGGGGGGACGGCCGCAGCG AGATGTTTTTCCCCGAGGAGGCGCACGCCGCGGCACCTGCGGAtttcctgcaggagctgcccagcTACCGCTCCGTGCTGAGGCGCCGGgccggccccgggggcggcCACGACCCGCAGGGCTCGCTGGGGGCCCGAGCTGGAGAGGCCCGGGGGCCGCAGCCCGAGGGAGCCGAGCTGGCCGCTCTCCCCCCGAGGGAGCACGCCTTGAGCATCGCGGAGAAGAGGAGGTTACG GGATTATCAGCAGgccaatataaaatatttatctggATGGAATCAGTGGAAAAGAACGAGTAGTAAATCATGGAGAAAAGTTCTCAAGGATATCAAGGAATCGTTATCTTACTTGCAGCTTTGGCGGCATGATATTCACAGCATAGAAG GGAAATTTGGTACTGGCATCCAGTCCTACTTCTCCTTCCTTCGTTTTCTGGTCCTGctgaattttttaatttttatcctGATGTTTGGTTTTGTTACCTTTCCCACTGTCATCTCTAAATATGGAATTTTCAACAGTAGCTTTGCTAAAATTTCTCCAAAGAACACAG ACTCTCTCTGCACAGTTTATACACCTAGTGGTAATAAGGGACTTGTTTACTTCTACACTTACCTCAAAGATTTGCTCACTGGAACT GGATTCCTGGAAACAACAAGCTTGTTTTATGGCTATTACGAAATAGATGCTGCCTTGCTCCGTGGCGTGAGATACAACTTTCCACTAGCATACCTGCTGACTACATTTGCCTACCTTGCGCTAAGTCTTGTCTGGATAATAAAAAG GTCTGTGTCAGGATTTAAGCAGAGTTTGGTGCATGATGAAGATCAGTTTCAGAGCTACTGTAATAAAGTCTTTGCAGGCTGGGACTTCTGCATTACAGATCTGAACGCAGCAAGGCTAAAACATCGCAGCTTGCAGTACGAGCTCCAA aCAGACTTggaggaagaaagaattaaaCGAAAAATAGCTGACAggacaatgaaagaaaagctacGCATCTACTCTCTGagaatatttctaaatataattgTTCTTGCAGTTTTATTGGGATGTTTTTACTCTATTTATAAAGCAACTGCCTTCTCTCAAGAAAAGTCCAAT AACGGCAGCAATACGGACTTCCAGACTAATCTCTTAGTTCAGTATTTGCCTTCAATGGTGATCACGTTGGCCAACTTTGTTGCTCCTCAGATCTTTTCAATTCTGATCAGATTTGAAGATTACTCACCAGCCTTTGAAATCAAGCTGACACTGTTGAG gtGTGTCTTTGTGCGGTTGGCCAACATTGGTGTTCTCTTGTTCTCACTGTGGAGTCAGATCCATTGTGCCAATGACAACTGTAAGGCCTGTGGATACAATTACGAACTTTATCCT TGCTGGGAGTCTGCAGTTGGGCAAGAAATGTATAAGCTGTTGATATTTGATTTCATGATAATTCTTGCTGTGACCCTTTTTATGGACTTCCCTAGGAT gttGTTAGTTACTCATTGCTCTTGGAAGCTAGTTCAGTGGTGTGGTTTGCAGGAATTTGGGATTTCTGACAATGTCCTGGAAATCATTTATGGACAGACTATCTGCTGGATTGGAACCTTCTTTTCACCACTTCTTCCTGCAATAGCAACTATAAAATACTTCATCATCTTTTACGTTAAAAAG ATCAGCTTGATACACACACGTAAGCCGCCAGGTAGGCCTATCAGAGCATCAAGTTccaattttttcttcttggtgGTGCTGTTGATTGGGCTCGTCTTGGCTTTTATCCCTTTGGGAATCAGCATAGCACA TATCCCCTCCTCTAAGGCATGTGGGCCGTTCAGGAATTTTAACACTTCATGGGCAGTTGTTCCACATACAATACTTGAGTTTCCAACAGGTCTACAGATGGTCCTTAATGGCATAGCATCAGAAGCCTTTGCAGTACCCTTTTTTATGGTTGTCTG GCATTTTCTTCAACTTCTATACTTGAGAAACCATGCAATTTATCTCAGACTCCATCCAGccttttcttctgaatgtgTTCTCCTGAATTGA
- the TMC7 gene encoding transmembrane channel-like protein 7 isoform X1, with translation MSGFGVAVELPAWRGDGRSEMFFPEEAHAAAPADFLQELPSYRSVLRRRAGPGGGHDPQGSLGARAGEARGPQPEGAELAALPPREHALSIAEKRRLRDYQQANIKYLSGWNQWKRTSSKSWRKVLKDIKESLSYLQLWRHDIHSIEGKFGTGIQSYFSFLRFLVLLNFLIFILMFGFVTFPTVISKYGIFNSSFAKISPKNTDSLCTVYTPSGNKGLVYFYTYLKDLLTGTGFLETTSLFYGYYEIDAALLRGVRYNFPLAYLLTTFAYLALSLVWIIKRSVSGFKQSLVHDEDQFQSYCNKVFAGWDFCITDLNAARLKHRSLQYELQTDLEEERIKRKIADRTMKEKLRIYSLRIFLNIIVLAVLLGCFYSIYKATAFSQEKSNNGSNTDFQTNLLVQYLPSMVITLANFVAPQIFSILIRFEDYSPAFEIKLTLLRCVFVRLANIGVLLFSLWSQIHCANDNCKACGYNYELYPCWESAVGQEMYKLLIFDFMIILAVTLFMDFPRMLLVTHCSWKLVQWCGLQEFGISDNVLEIIYGQTICWIGTFFSPLLPAIATIKYFIIFYVKKISLIHTRKPPGRPIRASSSNFFFLVVLLIGLVLAFIPLGISIAHIPSSKACGPFRNFNTSWAVVPHTILEFPTGLQMVLNGIASEAFAVPFFMVVCLIMFYFIALAGAHKRVVEQLREQLVMESRDKLFLIRKITEAQKCT, from the exons ATGAGCGGCTTCGGGGTCGCCGTGGAGCTGCCGGCATGGCGGGGGGACGGCCGCAGCG AGATGTTTTTCCCCGAGGAGGCGCACGCCGCGGCACCTGCGGAtttcctgcaggagctgcccagcTACCGCTCCGTGCTGAGGCGCCGGgccggccccgggggcggcCACGACCCGCAGGGCTCGCTGGGGGCCCGAGCTGGAGAGGCCCGGGGGCCGCAGCCCGAGGGAGCCGAGCTGGCCGCTCTCCCCCCGAGGGAGCACGCCTTGAGCATCGCGGAGAAGAGGAGGTTACG GGATTATCAGCAGgccaatataaaatatttatctggATGGAATCAGTGGAAAAGAACGAGTAGTAAATCATGGAGAAAAGTTCTCAAGGATATCAAGGAATCGTTATCTTACTTGCAGCTTTGGCGGCATGATATTCACAGCATAGAAG GGAAATTTGGTACTGGCATCCAGTCCTACTTCTCCTTCCTTCGTTTTCTGGTCCTGctgaattttttaatttttatcctGATGTTTGGTTTTGTTACCTTTCCCACTGTCATCTCTAAATATGGAATTTTCAACAGTAGCTTTGCTAAAATTTCTCCAAAGAACACAG ACTCTCTCTGCACAGTTTATACACCTAGTGGTAATAAGGGACTTGTTTACTTCTACACTTACCTCAAAGATTTGCTCACTGGAACT GGATTCCTGGAAACAACAAGCTTGTTTTATGGCTATTACGAAATAGATGCTGCCTTGCTCCGTGGCGTGAGATACAACTTTCCACTAGCATACCTGCTGACTACATTTGCCTACCTTGCGCTAAGTCTTGTCTGGATAATAAAAAG GTCTGTGTCAGGATTTAAGCAGAGTTTGGTGCATGATGAAGATCAGTTTCAGAGCTACTGTAATAAAGTCTTTGCAGGCTGGGACTTCTGCATTACAGATCTGAACGCAGCAAGGCTAAAACATCGCAGCTTGCAGTACGAGCTCCAA aCAGACTTggaggaagaaagaattaaaCGAAAAATAGCTGACAggacaatgaaagaaaagctacGCATCTACTCTCTGagaatatttctaaatataattgTTCTTGCAGTTTTATTGGGATGTTTTTACTCTATTTATAAAGCAACTGCCTTCTCTCAAGAAAAGTCCAAT AACGGCAGCAATACGGACTTCCAGACTAATCTCTTAGTTCAGTATTTGCCTTCAATGGTGATCACGTTGGCCAACTTTGTTGCTCCTCAGATCTTTTCAATTCTGATCAGATTTGAAGATTACTCACCAGCCTTTGAAATCAAGCTGACACTGTTGAG gtGTGTCTTTGTGCGGTTGGCCAACATTGGTGTTCTCTTGTTCTCACTGTGGAGTCAGATCCATTGTGCCAATGACAACTGTAAGGCCTGTGGATACAATTACGAACTTTATCCT TGCTGGGAGTCTGCAGTTGGGCAAGAAATGTATAAGCTGTTGATATTTGATTTCATGATAATTCTTGCTGTGACCCTTTTTATGGACTTCCCTAGGAT gttGTTAGTTACTCATTGCTCTTGGAAGCTAGTTCAGTGGTGTGGTTTGCAGGAATTTGGGATTTCTGACAATGTCCTGGAAATCATTTATGGACAGACTATCTGCTGGATTGGAACCTTCTTTTCACCACTTCTTCCTGCAATAGCAACTATAAAATACTTCATCATCTTTTACGTTAAAAAG ATCAGCTTGATACACACACGTAAGCCGCCAGGTAGGCCTATCAGAGCATCAAGTTccaattttttcttcttggtgGTGCTGTTGATTGGGCTCGTCTTGGCTTTTATCCCTTTGGGAATCAGCATAGCACA TATCCCCTCCTCTAAGGCATGTGGGCCGTTCAGGAATTTTAACACTTCATGGGCAGTTGTTCCACATACAATACTTGAGTTTCCAACAGGTCTACAGATGGTCCTTAATGGCATAGCATCAGAAGCCTTTGCAGTACCCTTTTTTATGGTTGTCTG CCTTATTATGTTCTATTTTATTGCCTTGGCTGGAGCCCATAAAAGAGTGGttgagcagctgagggaacaaCTGGTTATG GAAAGTCGTGACAAGTTGTTCCtaatcagaaaaataacagaagctCAGAAGTGTACTTGA
- the TMC7 gene encoding transmembrane channel-like protein 7 isoform X3, which yields MSGFGVAVELPAWRGDGRSEMFFPEEAHAAAPADFLQELPSYRSVLRRRAGPGGGHDPQGSLGARAGEARGPQPEGAELAALPPREHALSIAEKRRLRDYQQANIKYLSGWNQWKRTSSKSWRKVLKDIKESLSYLQLWRHDIHSIEGKFGTGIQSYFSFLRFLVLLNFLIFILMFGFVTFPTVISKYGIFNSSFAKISPKNTDSLCTVYTPSGNKGLVYFYTYLKDLLTGTGFLETTSLFYGYYEIDAALLRGVRYNFPLAYLLTTFAYLALSLVWIIKRSVSGFKQSLVHDEDQFQSYCNKVFAGWDFCITDLNAARLKHRSLQYELQTDLEEERIKRKIADRTMKEKLRIYSLRIFLNIIVLAVLLGCFYSIYKATAFSQEKSNNGSNTDFQTNLLVQYLPSMVITLANFVAPQIFSILIRFEDYSPAFEIKLTLLRCVFVRLANIGVLLFSLWSQIHCANDNCKACGYNYELYPCWESAVGQEMYKLLIFDFMIILAVTLFMDFPRMLLVTHCSWKLVQWCGLQEFGISDNVLEIIYGQTICWIGTFFSPLLPAIATIKYFIIFYVKKISLIHTRKPPGRPIRASSSNFFFLVVLLIGLVLAFIPLGISIAHIPSSKACGPFRNFNTSWAVVPHTILEFPTGLQMVLNGIASEAFAVPFFMVVCLI from the exons ATGAGCGGCTTCGGGGTCGCCGTGGAGCTGCCGGCATGGCGGGGGGACGGCCGCAGCG AGATGTTTTTCCCCGAGGAGGCGCACGCCGCGGCACCTGCGGAtttcctgcaggagctgcccagcTACCGCTCCGTGCTGAGGCGCCGGgccggccccgggggcggcCACGACCCGCAGGGCTCGCTGGGGGCCCGAGCTGGAGAGGCCCGGGGGCCGCAGCCCGAGGGAGCCGAGCTGGCCGCTCTCCCCCCGAGGGAGCACGCCTTGAGCATCGCGGAGAAGAGGAGGTTACG GGATTATCAGCAGgccaatataaaatatttatctggATGGAATCAGTGGAAAAGAACGAGTAGTAAATCATGGAGAAAAGTTCTCAAGGATATCAAGGAATCGTTATCTTACTTGCAGCTTTGGCGGCATGATATTCACAGCATAGAAG GGAAATTTGGTACTGGCATCCAGTCCTACTTCTCCTTCCTTCGTTTTCTGGTCCTGctgaattttttaatttttatcctGATGTTTGGTTTTGTTACCTTTCCCACTGTCATCTCTAAATATGGAATTTTCAACAGTAGCTTTGCTAAAATTTCTCCAAAGAACACAG ACTCTCTCTGCACAGTTTATACACCTAGTGGTAATAAGGGACTTGTTTACTTCTACACTTACCTCAAAGATTTGCTCACTGGAACT GGATTCCTGGAAACAACAAGCTTGTTTTATGGCTATTACGAAATAGATGCTGCCTTGCTCCGTGGCGTGAGATACAACTTTCCACTAGCATACCTGCTGACTACATTTGCCTACCTTGCGCTAAGTCTTGTCTGGATAATAAAAAG GTCTGTGTCAGGATTTAAGCAGAGTTTGGTGCATGATGAAGATCAGTTTCAGAGCTACTGTAATAAAGTCTTTGCAGGCTGGGACTTCTGCATTACAGATCTGAACGCAGCAAGGCTAAAACATCGCAGCTTGCAGTACGAGCTCCAA aCAGACTTggaggaagaaagaattaaaCGAAAAATAGCTGACAggacaatgaaagaaaagctacGCATCTACTCTCTGagaatatttctaaatataattgTTCTTGCAGTTTTATTGGGATGTTTTTACTCTATTTATAAAGCAACTGCCTTCTCTCAAGAAAAGTCCAAT AACGGCAGCAATACGGACTTCCAGACTAATCTCTTAGTTCAGTATTTGCCTTCAATGGTGATCACGTTGGCCAACTTTGTTGCTCCTCAGATCTTTTCAATTCTGATCAGATTTGAAGATTACTCACCAGCCTTTGAAATCAAGCTGACACTGTTGAG gtGTGTCTTTGTGCGGTTGGCCAACATTGGTGTTCTCTTGTTCTCACTGTGGAGTCAGATCCATTGTGCCAATGACAACTGTAAGGCCTGTGGATACAATTACGAACTTTATCCT TGCTGGGAGTCTGCAGTTGGGCAAGAAATGTATAAGCTGTTGATATTTGATTTCATGATAATTCTTGCTGTGACCCTTTTTATGGACTTCCCTAGGAT gttGTTAGTTACTCATTGCTCTTGGAAGCTAGTTCAGTGGTGTGGTTTGCAGGAATTTGGGATTTCTGACAATGTCCTGGAAATCATTTATGGACAGACTATCTGCTGGATTGGAACCTTCTTTTCACCACTTCTTCCTGCAATAGCAACTATAAAATACTTCATCATCTTTTACGTTAAAAAG ATCAGCTTGATACACACACGTAAGCCGCCAGGTAGGCCTATCAGAGCATCAAGTTccaattttttcttcttggtgGTGCTGTTGATTGGGCTCGTCTTGGCTTTTATCCCTTTGGGAATCAGCATAGCACA TATCCCCTCCTCTAAGGCATGTGGGCCGTTCAGGAATTTTAACACTTCATGGGCAGTTGTTCCACATACAATACTTGAGTTTCCAACAGGTCTACAGATGGTCCTTAATGGCATAGCATCAGAAGCCTTTGCAGTACCCTTTTTTATGGTTGTCTG tttaatCTGA